From the Gossypium hirsutum isolate 1008001.06 chromosome A02, Gossypium_hirsutum_v2.1, whole genome shotgun sequence genome, the window atatttttaaaaccttTTTAACAAGAATTTTGCATAATTAGTTAACTACCAAGAATAACTGCCTAAATCATGTATAGAAACAAGACTATACTAAATATATCAATAACAGAATCCTCTTTTGCTTCATATGATATCATTACatcaaaataggcttttagcggcacttttagcaCCGTTTgaacaaaaaacgccgcaaaaattgtaCATTAGTGGCGCTAGtcagaaaacgccgcaaaagattaGAGCTATAGTGGCGTTTATGAAACAAACGCCGCAATAGATCGAGAATTAatggcgctttttgaaaaacgccgctaaagatcaagcattagcggcgtttttcattaGCAGCGCTTTCCTGAAAATGTAGCTAAAGATCAAGcattagtggaagatcgagaattagcggcgctttctgaaaaatgccgctaaaaatcaagcattagcggcgctttctaaaaaacaccgctaaagatcgagcattagcggcactttttaaaaatcaccgcaatagatcgagcattagtggcgcttttcaaaaaatgccacaaaaagtTGACCAAAACAGCATCGTTTTATTGAGCTTTAGTGGTATTAGGGGCGCTTTTCGatttcaaaaaacgccgcaaaagaatcattttattttaggatttaaggtttaatgtctatggtttggggttttagggtttatgatataatgttttattattttgtgattagagttttgagtttagggtttagagtttaaagTTTGTGGTTTAAGGTTTATTGTTTTATAGTTATGGTCTTAGTATTGTTCATGGTTTTAGGGGTTAGGctattagggtttaagggttagagtttttgataaaatgacaaaaaatcaatttattttagagTTTAGATAAGCAATAAAATTcctttttaattacttttgtcccttgtaatatatatttaagattTAGGGTGTAAGTTTATGGTCTAAgatttatggtttatgatttagggGTTGAGGTTTAGGGATTAGGATTTGGGGTTTATGGtttaatttttagggtttagggataaATATGGTGAACAAGTAACTTGTGCATCTTGGATTTTTGtataatataaatctaaataagataaatataaattattattttaaaaaatatatatatcaaaataggttaaatcccaaaagcatacatgaacaatggtttagtgtgcaatgtatacatgaactttaatttgatccagttcttgtaaattattaacacaattattgatataaaatcattttatatttacatattgaatgcataaatatttatatttattcaatataaaaatatattgatgtatttattttttaaaatgtgtatgattaagtcaaaattaaagtttaatttcaACTATatatttaaaccacaattagaatttcaTGTCTACAATTACATATTAAACCGAAATTCATTTATAATTCTGAGTTGTATCTCTATCAAAATTTaggtgtatacatatataattaaatgtcatttatataaaagaataatgttgatgaaaaaagaaagaaaaaagaaatcctTTCAACAGTACTAGACCATGCCATACCCATctatcaatttaattcctaaaagaGTTGATCATggtaattaaattttaactttcaatatttatatttttttatcaatttgattcttaTTTTTTGAACCAAAATTACCTTccactttttaaaaaattgttaaatatcttttttaataggaatgtaattgtaaaattaaaatttttaatgatattgacGTGAAAACCAACAAGGTAATTCACATGACATGatactaattttttatattttaatttaaaaattataaaaatcttcaaaaaaatttaaaatttaaaaattaaaaacttaaaaattaaaaattaaaaatttaatattttagtccagttaaaaagttcaatattaaaaatttaaaaaaaaattctaaaaaatgataatctcaacataaaaaatttgaaagaaaaaaaaaggaaaaaatatgttaaaaatgaaaaaaaaattaaaactaaagaatagtggcgtttttagataaaatgccacaaaaaatttagctatagtggcgtttttagtgaaaacgccacaaatatgaCCTACAGTGGCGTTTTtgtgaaaacgccgcaaaaaatttcCATAGAAACGGCGCGGTTTATTTTCCTCCTTCCCTAAATCTCCAATTTTACCCGAAATCCTTTATTTTTTTCCCCATTTGGTTTTCCCCAATTTTGCCTGAAATCCCTAAAATTTTTTCTATTCCTCTGCATCATCGTGCTGCATCTCCGTCGGTAGTCTCTTTCATTTCTTCAACTTATTGTTTGTCCTATTTCTCCTTTTGCTTCCAACCAAAATGAAACTTAGTGACAGCATTTctaacttcttcttcttctagttTTTCTTTTGAAGTCATAAGAAAACCTAGCAATATCTTTCTGTACATATAGAATTATATGGTTCATTCCATAGTTTAGCTCCTGTCTTTAGAACTTAGTTCTAATATATCCTTCACACCATTTTCTGTGAATTTTGATTGTCTCAGGTTATTTTTTCTTATTCATGCTGAGAAGCTGGTCTCCGTTTATTGCGGTGTTGGTTTGATAGGAAAAAGCTCCTGAGCAGTTTAAGATTGTTATACCAAGAATTCCTGTATATTTTACGGCCAAGAAGAAACAAGTAATGTAGTTGATTACAGTTATCTCACTATCTGTTCTTTTCAATTTTGGAAATTAGGAGAAGGTTGTGAATCCATTGTTTGAGAAGCGTCCAAAGCAATTAGGTATTGGAGGAGCTTTACCTCCAAAGAAGGATCTGCACCATTTTATGAAGTGGCCTAAGGTTGTTTGCATCCAAAGGAAAAAGAGGATCCTTAAGCAGAGGTTGAAAGTCGCACCAGCACTGAACCAGTTTACAAAGACTCTTGATAAAAACCTTGGTACGTGATAAAATCTTCGCCTGTAAGCTGCATGGgttacatttctattaaatctagGAAGCTACATAGTAAAATGGCTTTACAAATTTGGTAAAATAACGAAGAAGGTATTATTTAGTCTAAAACAAAGGATGTCAACAGtaactaattaaaaaaatctttctTTAAAGTTAGGATTTATTGGAAAATGAagatttaaatttgtttaatgtCAATTAAAAAAAGAAACTACATTAGCATGCGCCAGTGCCATGATTCCTACTCAGACAGCTTCTAATAAATCCTATATTTAATTGGATAAAAGGCTATGGATTTAGCTTCACACGTTTAGTTAATTAAAGCTAAGCTAGTTTTTTGCATTCGGCCACTCATATTTAAGTAGCAAGGGAAATTAATAAACCCAGTTTTCCCAATTTTTTATGGCTACTGATAGGCTGATATTCTATGTTGGAATGGTGTGTTAGAGAACACCACAACTGGAACTGTAAACATTGGGAGTGAAGACTGTGCAGAACTTGTTGAGAATACTTCTCTTCAATCCCAGCCTTTCATTTCATTAACGCGGGACTATCTTGCTCGTCTTCTTTTCTGGTTAGTCCACCTCCCCCCATTCAATCATACATTCTTCTCATTTCTTTTAGGTGACTTTGACCTAAGAAGCTtatgtataattaaaaaaaatataaaataaaatgaaatctgGTTTTTCAGAAGTTTAACTAGATATTTGCATTTCTATGTAATTTTTTGCTCACCATATGGTACAATCCTGTTTAAATTTGAACATATTATTTGTGTTTGACCACTACACTTTGTAAGAAAGAAAGATGACCGAATATAGATCTGAGAGATTTTCTTGTGTTTAAACTTCGAATAAGCTTCAATCACTCCTTCTAAGATTCAAAAAATTTGTCTGAACCCCATCACCATATTATAATATAGCTGAGTTCTAATATTCTCATATCTGTCCTGAAGGTGCATGCTGTTGGGGCACTACCTTAGAGGCCTTGAGTATCGGTTGGAGCTAATGGAGCTTCTGTTGTTGACAACCAGTCCCGGCAATAATAGTTGTGGTGATGAGCAGGTTGTTTAGAATTGCTCTCTGATTCCAGTGCTACCAtctgtatatatgtgtgtaaatcGGCATATCGACTAACTTCTTTTACTGGAAGAGGTAAGAATCGGATAAGATTAGGCCCTTCACTCTCTTGCAGATGGCGAATTGTTTTTATGTATAAAAACGATACATTGTTTTGTGTTAGTGTCGAGTTTAGTGTTGGTATGTTAATGTTTTTTACCGAAAAATGGAGAAACCTTGTTGATAATGCTCATTATTAGTTGCATTAAGGTTTGCTTTGAACCATCTTGAATGTCATTGTTGCAAGCCTAAACTAATAAAAAGGTAGTTTAACTGTCGCTTTATATTAGCCcttaattatttctttaatttttttgatttcttcAGTGTCAACTTTCAAATTTTAGTGAGAATCTTCTTCTTTGGATGAAAAATTTGACCGAACTGTTAAAATGTTACTacgttttttaaaattttaacattttgaaaatttttattaattttatcaaGTGTGGACTGCCAATAACTTTTccgaaaaaaataatttgattaaaatttgaattttgatggtgtaaatgataaaaatgaaagaataagtGTTAAATTTGTGATTATGCTATGAAGAAGCTCTCATATATTTTGTGcactttttccttttaatttgtatTCTAGTTAGTGGTTAATGTGCaaatatattttagttaaaaattgaattttgttaTTATACTTTTGGTTAATGTATAGAGCCTCAATGCTTCTGTGCATAGTTCTAAATATGCCTTtgtatgtttttgtttttttgcagTTCTACTTCTATTGAACAGTTATGGCTTGGCTGAAACATTTAGCCATGCATTTTATTGGTTCCTTATCTATACATGGTTACCAATAagtgttaaaaaaatgtttttcctCTTGTTATTACCTGCTATTGAGCTGCTCTAGACACAAACATACACATATCTTTTGGCTTTCTTTCTCTATCttaattttcactttaaattttgAGATGAAATATATGAATGGGTTTTCTACCTCTAAATGTAGCTAGTAATCAACAAGTTGTAAACATCTTGTGTTTAATATACCCTGTCCACCTCCATATTAAACGAATCATGATTATATTGTCAGGCAGTTATCCGCGGACTACTTTTATCAACTTTGGATGATCCTAATAGAAAACTTTGCACAGCAATCAGTATGGCTGTAGCAGCTATTGCAGTCTACGACTGGCCAGAAAGTTGGCCAGGCTTGTTACCGTTCCTCCTAAAGTTGATTGGTGATTAAACTAGCATGAATGGATGTAAGAAATATAGCATTCGTGCTCTAATTAATACTATTGCTTTTTTTTCCTGATCTTGAACATTTTCTGTTCATGTTTCGGTGGTTTGATAGTCGTCTTAGATGGTTTACGTAGATGCCTTTTTTTGTAATAACTTAGTTTTGAATGATTGATGGCTATTCTTTCTAACCTTTTTCCATAAAGTTCTATTTGTATTTAAGTGTGTTATTATTAGtatgtattattattagtatactCTGAGAATTTGGTGTCTGGTGAAGGATTCATtgcttatttatgtttttgttgttATTAAGGAGGTTTGTGTAGATATAAATCTTCTCATCTGGTTATCTATTATTTTtcccttatatatatttttcttttttaactcaGATTGGTTACTGTTTACTATTTAGTCATATGGAAACTGACTTACCCTATGCTGTAGCTTTGAAACAATTATAGGTAGCTAATTTTATGAGAAGATTTCTAGTTTGGTTCTGCCTATGTCATAAAAACTTGAATAGATAGATGAAAAAATATTGAGTGAAGTGATAACctatattacattttaaaaagagaatgtatgtttaaattttgaaggCAATATTATTGAAAGAGACAAATACAaacttcaaatataatattaacaataaatttgacaagaaaaatgtaatatcctgaattagggcttaatcggaatagtggtttcgtgaccaaaaattcgagatagaaataattattttataattattttgatgattatgatatgattgcatgattgtgtgaaaatttcgtgatgaaattctatgcctaaagtgcttaaattgaaagtagggactaaatcgaataagttgcaaaatttgcattctagaattttttagtatgaaattgcattgaaatattaattagaaggtcttaaatagaaatttaaccaattttaagttcatggaaaaaattaggacatggaaggaattttgaaagtttagtaaggaggggcattttggtcatttggatattaaatgaaataaaatgggaaaaataacacaaaattggtcatcatcctccttagttgctgccgaattctccctctctccatagctagggtttcttcaactttcaagctccatagtaagtgattccaagccccgtttttaatgttctttacgtttttggaatcccggaagctcgattaagcttatgctagcaataattcaacctagggtttatatttggaaaaatacccataggtgaaatttgtgtattttgatgttttatgatataatatggggttttaaattatgttagacaacttgtgctactcggttttgagtgaaaacgagtaaaagggcttaatcggcaaaaatacctaatagtcacaagtatatgttagagtgataaattgatgttgccatagaagggaaaagtgatcatcatgttataaaacataagaataaggaataaagtttaattcccgagcctaagggcaaaagtgtaattatgcaaaagtttaggggcaaaagtgtaattttttcaaagttcgtattaaatgctgttttgatgaatgtatgtattaaataagattaatttggtattatagatcaagagaaacgagattcaagtcgcgatcgaggaaaagaaaagattgtggactaaattgtaaaatctttatattttggtaccaaggtaagttcatgtgtaaataatgtagcataattgttatttttaagttattgatgttaattatatgatatgctaatttttaatcgtgaaatattatgctttgtggttaatgttgagtaatatgcaaattatgtttactacttgataaatatgaattgctactgagtatcggttccgatattccatggaagacgacaaatgtgagaacgagggaaaaagcccgtttgaaccttaggaatagattaggatacaagtgacatgtcactaggatggttgagcatccgagctcgttgagttgagtccgagttcacttatggatgcaaatgtccaaactcgttgagttgagtccgagttcatgagatgtaactaggcatctgaactcattgagttgagtccgagttcatttatggatgcgaacgcccgagctcgttgagttgagtccgagttcacttaggggcgggttacatgttttcttgattacatatgtggcacttatgtgcaaattatccatgtatctgagttatattccgatgtgttcaacgggtgaaatttctagtttaatggaagagcacttaagatataagtgacattttgggtaagtgttgtgaaatggacactttggacaggtatgttcttaacccccAGGTTGGAAATAGATACATCAACGATAAgatcgtaagatgatgaatgatatttagaaatgtgataaatgttttggtgataccaggttaaggttgtttggtatgGTTGTATTgctatgttacttgttatttgcatatgaacttactaagcatttatgcttactctttccttttcattcactgtagtctTGAACAAGTCAGCTCAGGAAttgggacaggtcgaaagttcgatcacactatccaaaggacttttatcttggtaaatggcttgtacaactacttaagtatggcatgtatagcaatatacctattttgtgtaaataattttatgatatggccatgtttggttgagaaaatgtttgatattgataagtcatggtgatggctaatttagatcatgtttgatatcatggaagtttaataggttatctagttcataaaaattcatggaaagatgaaacttgctttaaaacagaatattgctgcagcaatgacatgaatttgaaaaatcactaaaaatagtataaatgggactaaatgatgagtaagttatgaaattgaagcttaatgagtctattttcatgtggattgaacaaaacaggcatataaattatattttatgagatatttaaacttttgtgaacagggccagagtgatttctgaatcccctgttatgactttaaaaattcataataaattttaaaaaaataattagaagtttttctttatatttacagattccttatttagtctagttttaaaagaaacaaacctcatagtcattgaaattctgtatagagagatatctgattcgtaatacacagaggtcagagcagtcgaactctgaaacaggggagactttaattaataaaatgtactaattggaccaataaaaaattctagaaaaaattagtaaatagatatatgagtttacattcagggaaaatttacgaatcttgatttcgagtttcataactcgagatatgatttttcttataactgtgacgcgggtagctagaaagctgtgaatgtagaaacaaatgatttgaagttcttaatttgataaattatgttcggtaacccctcaagctcgactccggcgatggtctcgggcttgggggcgttacaaaaaatattaaaaaaatcataaaaactttgaGTTTTAAATCAAAAGAGGAAGGGCAAATGTTGAGTTGAAATTAGAAACCTGTTGATTGTTTACCTGGGGGGCCTCTGAGCAGGAACTGTGTTTGTACTTTTCATTTCgtgtttaaatggtttaatttttcatataaattacAAGAGAAATAATTTGCTTTTTTTCACAAGGTACATCCACTATCTTGTTTTTAGCGTTAGTAACAATTGTGGTTGTTTTGAGACCTCAtgattaattaaaactaataagTAAAAAAACCATCAATAATTGAGGTTTTTTATatgatagaaaatattttttatgctGTTATATCATTcataaaagtttattttttttcgaTGTTAATTTTAGATGTTAACTTTGAAGTACTTTTTCCGATTCTCAATgcattttcttatatattttctatccaACATCCATTCTTTGGtcacaaaatgattaaaatatatatgattaaaatcATAGACttcttttgatgtttttgtgtcacatatgattaaaatatatatgatctAAAAGCAAGAAAAAAGGAACTTAAAGAAAAGAGGCTGAACTAAATAAGCGTGAACAGGTAATTTGTTGTTGGCTGTTTACAGTCGACTGAGGCTAGCCCTTGAATAATAAGTGTGGTGCTTCCGATTTATTTTTACCGTATTCAATACCAATTGTGATAAGTTGTTCCTTTCGCATTGTAGGTACAAATTATACAGATTTCTGAAGTAATTTAATTATTGCTATCTTGgcacaaaaaaatcaaaaccatAGTTTTTGAATCTGAATTTCCAATTCATATTTCAGTTTAGTTTTTCTGGCCGAATGCTTGTAAAATATCTTTATGTTCTGTAGtctttttattatgaaaatactaaaattatgCAATGACTTGATTCTTATATGTTCGGATGCAATATGTAACTGTGTTGTATGTAAGGtgatttttctattcattttgctCTTAGATTAATTTGTCCTTGTAGTAACTGAATGTTAACTTTATATTTTGCAAGAGTTGAGAAGGAAAGAGGATGCAATAGCAAGAGGtaggttcttttttattttttatcttgatGAGTCCTAAGTTTATCCATTACCAGTTTGATTTTGACATGAGTCCCTTAAACATCTTTTGCTTTTTTCTTCCAAAAGTTTAACGTCTTTCCATTAGAGTTTCATCGTCAAGTTTATCTCCTCTTCCTTTTGATGGACATTTTCAATATTTTGGGTTCAAGATCCCCTATATGCTAGAGGTATAGAGTTCGAACTTTGGCATGAGCTTGTTTTTCAGCAAATATGACATTTTGCGCTCATCTTCAACGATTAAACATTTCAAAGTGACTAAAGATAATACCAAATTtgtttgaaagaaaaataataactttATCAATGCTATTCGACATAGAAATTAAGATTATGATAACTAAAAACCTGTGATATTTGTGAGCTTAACAAAAAAAGTGAAACATGTTAAGAGTGGCATGAAACATTAAACACGTGAGGTTCGTCATGACATCTCCTTGAACCTTCATTTGACCCTTTTTGTCTTTTTCATATATGGctacttattttctttttgaggCCTTTACAATTCCATTAACAGGAAACTGGACTTATGCTTGTCACTTATTTACAACGACATTAGCATTTACGATTAGCCTAGCATCAGTTTTTTTATTATGGGTTTACTTTTTACTGATTTCACTTTCATTACAGTAAATGGTATAGCTAATTTCCTTGTTTTGCTCAATCAGGTGACCAAGATTCCgtttaacaattttctttattGCTGGAACAAGTCCTAACCAAGATCAAGATCAAAGTACTTCACTAAGTTATATATGCAGGCACTGCAATACTTTGGCTTCATCTAAGCTTGAACCAGCCCTCTATTGTATATtgtttcttcttattttttgatCTTTTTCCTTTGATTAATGAGAGGTGATGATGATTTGGCATTATTTTCTCACCaggatgaattttgttttagaaattgTAAATACTTTGTGTGTCTCTGtgtgtttttttatgtattaaatttaaattcattaatttttatatttagttttggagtttaaattttaatggaaaatttaatttaattaatttttttatttatccttaaaagtatatagtttgtttaaatttcaaaaattaaacataatataatatttaacatagaaatatatattatttaattaaaataaaataatttttttaaatgtcatgacttttagcggtgtttgtgggaaaagcggCTAAAGGTTATGATCTTTAGCCataacctttagcggcgtttgtgggaaaggcgccgctaaaggtcatgacctttagcggcgtttttttttcaaaaatgccaCAAAATGTTACGGCGctatctttagtggcgttttttgtggcatttgtaaaagcgccgctaaaaacctgttttgctataGTGAATATAATCTTTTATTCATTCACAATCCCAATATGATATACAttataatgaatatattttcttctagagctttcaactaattttgtactaacaaatattggaataatatttgtttgtttcagtaccaaataagataaatattttctatctgtaataatagaattcattactacattcttATATCCTTCCTTAAAGaatattaatagaaaaaaatatttggacatacgccacatatgtagccaataatatttcatatcacattgataacataggttactttaccctttgaagagttatcttgagaactctcattgttctcttatttattagtATGTTCctacttttagtggtccatgattatatcttttattttctttatgtttgcattcgCTTCAGGGAATGTAACAAATCCTACCAGACAGACTTCTAAATGCCtcattgattctttatttcataatcatcatCGCAAAACATGCgtagatttcaaatcaaaatctatctatttatgTTGTcctgattagtctccaattataataaacatgatataataaataaatctttGACACCCTAAACTCGACCAAAAAGGACCCACCTGAATCCGAAGCAacacattagccaccgaagtgactctcCAGCACAAAACCATCCCAAAACACACCACAACCTTGTAACACCTTAATTTTAACGAAAAATTGTCTAATCTCATTGTGGAAGCGATTTGTGAACCATTTTAACGAAAAATTGTCTAATTCTACTAAAATTATCCCAATTAAGTGTCACAATGCCCTCTAATATTTCTAAAGAAGAGTCATTAACTTATACTACCAAATAGACTTAAACTTGGACTAGCCTTGCCCTTGCTCCTCAACTCcccaaacctaaaaaaaaaactctgcgCAATGCTATGAGGGTGTGAGCTGAAAAGGCTCGGTGAGTGGTGTAACactcgggtttgtgcaagtgtacacagtcgttatcaagtaataagtaagtatcgagttatcgtctctatAGGGATTGTATTCATGCTAAGtcactcaattataaaaatattattaacaacttggtaaatagAAACACAATTTGATTTGGAAgtattgattaaaattatgtaaaattaatctAAATGCAATGACCCCTAATGTGATTTATCCTAACatgcaactatatgaatgaaatagattttagtagaattaacacaataagcaacaattataagataaataatctaggacaattactttaattaaactcaaattattatcaacatgcttatcaatattcagaaaaacattccatggcaactcgatctttcatgagtttggaaaccacataggtcctttcggaatcctttacttagtaaatacgcattttactgatccttatttactaagggtttcttagtattcgtgcgaggtaaaagggacatgttaggtttgaaatagtttaatcacacaaatctaaaaactatgcagataacagagcctagTTAAGGTTGTTAtgtaacctgcaatttaatcgggttaggatctaaattgggcatgcacatttcaattatgtgtccattagttGTCATCTGGTTAGGACCgctcagctaatttaggtgcatttcaatcacgtatgaacaaaatacagacttgatattttaattgaaaacatgatcgattgaggcacaaacattataagcatgaatcaaataattattatttaatcaaagcaatcatcctgacttaaataaaattaagctatcattgttgtaaacaagaatagtaaacacatagcaaacattcttgaattaagttaaagaaaagaaagattaaacccaaatcaaagtggttgtcacccaagactctgaatGACGAGGGCTC encodes:
- the LOC107951892 gene encoding uncharacterized protein, whose translation is MKWPKVVCIQRKKRILKQRLKVAPALNQFTKTLDKNLENTTTGTVNIGSEDCAELVENTSLQSQPFISLTRDYLARLLFWCMLLGHYLRGLEYRLELMELLLLTTSPGNNSCGDEQVV